One Oscillatoria sp. FACHB-1406 DNA window includes the following coding sequences:
- a CDS encoding serine/threonine-protein kinase, whose amino-acid sequence MNDSIHAVYCINPDCNRRQNPAHLEFCQACETPLLIRKKYRLLHPLRALDSERSTEIFEVEVKGKRKVMKILKKSSPKLIELFQREALALESLDHPDIPAIELNGEFKITFKTGKVIYCLIMSKIEGENLEQYLERRGKIPYQTARRWTVDLLNLLDYIHKCGFLHRDLKPSNLMIQPDGRLAIVDFGSVKKITANNGFSFRGAPKSQPSSVTSIVSRGYTAPEQIYSKATLQSDFFALGRTLVYLLSGTPPNEFPIDPKTGKLIWRKRASRVPKLFAELIDDLMAPSPKDRPKDSETALKYLDNLWWRGIERFANSSRFKPIATASVFLTTGLAIASLIIYRTVFAPMQAKAYADRGQTALAQDTDNQLAVARHNFERAVQIDPNQSTFYNNLALICTIQKDFECAKKNYQKSLMLDKTPEQLSITYYKLGQLYEERQEFEVALNAYEISMKFPNVYGIQSKNSYAHLKIWQYGEAEVAIKLLKEVLVAAKGLEEESAGDTEKVVATTYQNIGWAYLQQGRYAEAKAALQEALSLEKSDSAAPYCLMAKVLQAEGEDREALKYWKTCRQNDAGKAPEVKTWQGDANQYLNFNKDS is encoded by the coding sequence TTGAATGACAGTATTCATGCAGTCTACTGTATTAACCCCGACTGCAATCGCCGCCAGAACCCCGCCCATTTAGAGTTTTGTCAAGCTTGCGAAACTCCCCTACTGATTCGCAAAAAATATCGCTTGCTTCATCCCCTCCGCGCTCTCGACTCGGAACGCTCGACCGAAATTTTTGAGGTTGAGGTGAAAGGGAAGCGAAAAGTGATGAAAATTTTGAAGAAAAGCAGCCCAAAGCTGATAGAGCTTTTTCAGAGAGAAGCCCTAGCCTTAGAAAGTTTAGACCATCCCGATATTCCCGCGATCGAGCTTAACGGAGAATTTAAAATAACGTTTAAAACAGGAAAGGTTATTTATTGTTTAATAATGTCAAAGATTGAGGGTGAAAATTTAGAGCAGTACCTCGAAAGGCGAGGAAAAATTCCCTATCAAACGGCGCGACGTTGGACAGTCGATTTGTTAAACCTGCTAGATTACATTCACAAATGCGGTTTTTTGCATCGCGATCTTAAACCTTCTAACCTAATGATTCAGCCGGACGGTCGGCTCGCGATTGTTGACTTTGGTTCGGTAAAAAAAATTACTGCTAATAATGGCTTTTCTTTCCGGGGCGCTCCTAAGAGTCAGCCATCTAGCGTCACCAGTATTGTGTCTCGAGGGTATACTGCACCCGAACAAATTTATAGTAAAGCGACGCTTCAATCGGATTTTTTTGCATTAGGTCGAACTTTAGTTTATCTACTCTCAGGTACGCCGCCAAATGAGTTTCCTATAGACCCTAAAACTGGAAAGCTCATCTGGAGAAAGCGAGCTTCAAGAGTTCCGAAGTTATTTGCAGAGCTAATCGATGACTTAATGGCTCCTTCGCCAAAAGATCGTCCCAAAGATAGCGAAACGGCTTTAAAATATCTCGATAATTTGTGGTGGAGAGGGATTGAGCGGTTCGCTAATTCATCGCGCTTCAAGCCGATCGCCACTGCCTCAGTTTTCTTAACCACAGGGTTAGCGATCGCGAGTTTAATAATTTATCGAACGGTATTTGCACCGATGCAAGCAAAAGCCTATGCGGATCGAGGTCAAACAGCCCTCGCGCAGGACACGGATAATCAATTAGCCGTAGCACGTCATAATTTTGAACGGGCGGTTCAAATCGACCCCAATCAATCTACATTTTATAACAATTTAGCATTAATTTGCACGATCCAGAAAGATTTTGAATGTGCAAAAAAAAACTATCAAAAATCTTTGATGTTGGATAAAACTCCCGAACAATTATCGATAACGTATTACAAATTAGGTCAGCTTTATGAAGAACGTCAAGAGTTTGAGGTTGCCCTCAATGCTTATGAAATCTCAATGAAGTTTCCCAATGTGTACGGTATTCAGTCAAAAAATAGTTATGCCCATCTGAAGATTTGGCAGTATGGGGAAGCAGAAGTTGCGATTAAGCTCTTGAAAGAAGTGTTAGTAGCCGCTAAGGGATTGGAGGAGGAATCGGCAGGCGATACAGAGAAAGTTGTCGCGACAACTTATCAAAATATTGGTTGGGCTTACTTACAGCAAGGGCGGTATGCAGAAGCAAAAGCGGCTTTACAGGAAGCCCTCTCTTTAGAGAAGAGCGACTCGGCTGCTCCTTATTGTTTGATGGCTAAGGTATTGCAGGCAGAGGGAGAAGATAGAGAAGCATTGAAGTATTGGAAAACCTGCCGCCAGAACGATGCAGGCAAGGCTCCGGAAGTGAAAACTTGGCAGGGAGATGCCAATCAATATCTGAATTTCAATAAAGATTCTTAA
- a CDS encoding YdcF family protein — protein sequence MFVFLSKLLPIFLFPLGFACLLLIIALILLWFRSRWATFPVAFALIALLLSSNGWTSNAVVRSLETQNLPAEIPTADAIIVLGGALRPISPPRTTVEVSEQGDRALYAAYLYKQQKAPYIIASGGRVQWRGGGPSEASDMADFLNAVGVPRSAILLEPDSLNTYENAANTRKIIEQRGFKQILLVTSALHMPRSLAIFKKQGIQALPAPTDFLVTQLLLEEPSAGIEGFILNLLPEVDRLQRTTQAIKEYVGFGIYRLKGWL from the coding sequence ATGTTTGTTTTCTTGTCCAAACTTTTACCCATCTTTCTGTTTCCCCTCGGTTTTGCTTGTTTATTGTTAATCATTGCCCTAATTTTGCTCTGGTTTCGATCGCGCTGGGCAACCTTTCCCGTTGCTTTCGCCCTCATCGCCCTGTTACTCTCCAGCAACGGTTGGACGAGTAATGCAGTAGTGCGATCGCTCGAAACCCAAAATCTCCCCGCCGAAATTCCCACCGCCGATGCGATTATCGTCCTCGGCGGTGCGCTTCGTCCGATTTCGCCCCCGCGCACCACCGTTGAAGTCAGCGAACAAGGCGATCGCGCCCTCTACGCTGCCTATCTCTACAAACAGCAAAAAGCCCCTTACATTATCGCTTCCGGCGGGCGCGTGCAGTGGCGCGGCGGCGGCCCTTCCGAAGCCTCCGATATGGCTGATTTTTTAAACGCAGTTGGGGTTCCTCGCAGCGCCATCCTGCTAGAACCCGACTCCCTCAACACCTACGAAAACGCCGCCAATACGCGCAAAATCATCGAACAACGCGGCTTCAAGCAGATTTTATTAGTGACTTCCGCCCTACATATGCCGCGATCGCTTGCTATCTTCAAAAAGCAGGGAATTCAAGCCCTCCCCGCCCCCACCGACTTCCTCGTCACCCAACTCCTTCTCGAAGAACCCAGCGCCGGTATCGAAGGTTTTATCCTCAACCTTCTACCCGAAGTCGATCGCTTGCAGCGTACTACTCAGGCGATTAAAGAATACGTCGGTTTCGGGATTTATCGCCTCAAAGGATGGCTTTAA
- a CDS encoding HEAT repeat domain-containing protein yields the protein MQLRSQQLDTARNSDTSPQQLRELSYSSDKQTRQLVAANPNTPTEVLLDLGAEFPKELLNNPVFTLIWLEQPDLVRVMPESTLAKLIECKAVPLFLLEQATNHPERRIRERAIAKIPVESLPALVNNTYEDIRIQLAEHPQVAIAILEQLAKDESIWVRATVASRRQTPIPVLEALAKDTEREVRRAVAPHPSLPVPILERLALESDREIRWPVAAHPQTPLPSLEILAKDSDGQVRCAVAKNPNASVELLAQLQNDKNASVSRWAAYRLRQQNEA from the coding sequence ATGCAATTGCGATCGCAACAACTCGATACCGCTCGTAACTCCGACACTTCGCCCCAACAACTCCGAGAACTCAGTTACAGCAGCGATAAACAGACTCGCCAACTGGTCGCCGCCAATCCCAATACGCCGACAGAAGTTTTACTCGATTTGGGTGCAGAGTTTCCCAAAGAATTACTGAATAACCCAGTTTTTACTTTAATTTGGCTCGAACAGCCGGATTTAGTGCGGGTAATGCCAGAAAGCACGCTAGCGAAGCTGATTGAGTGTAAAGCCGTACCGCTGTTTCTGCTCGAACAGGCAACCAATCATCCGGAACGGCGAATCCGAGAACGCGCGATCGCGAAAATTCCTGTTGAATCTTTGCCCGCTCTCGTTAATAATACTTACGAGGATATCCGGATACAACTCGCAGAGCATCCTCAAGTTGCGATCGCGATTTTGGAGCAACTGGCTAAAGATGAGAGTATCTGGGTGCGCGCGACGGTTGCAAGTCGCCGCCAAACGCCCATCCCGGTTTTAGAAGCTTTAGCCAAGGATACAGAACGAGAAGTTCGCCGCGCTGTCGCCCCGCATCCTTCCCTTCCCGTTCCGATTTTAGAACGGTTAGCGCTAGAGAGCGATCGCGAAATTCGTTGGCCCGTCGCCGCACATCCCCAAACACCGCTCCCTAGTTTAGAAATTTTAGCGAAAGATAGCGATGGGCAGGTTCGCTGCGCCGTTGCTAAAAATCCTAATGCGTCCGTGGAGTTGCTCGCACAGTTGCAAAATGATAAGAATGCTAGCGTCTCTCGCTGGGCTGCTTATCGACTGCGGCAGCAAAACGAAGCTTGA
- a CDS encoding NB-ARC domain-containing protein — protein sequence MFTEIPSEDLYQIVKKRGVSDNEFEALSMALSGKPNAQIASEIGITDIAIRKRLGEVYRKFEIEGRGPGKLGELKQILIAEYQRYKHGNREFQTLREAPAVPEAFYGRSRELEVLKESILHDRCRLVAVFGMAAMGKTALIRYFIDRVQDQFEFIIWCAIANAPELGELLNTILSHFSETETIPANENEEEKIERVIHYFGQYRCLLVLDGIETLLKPSDPDRNYQEPYALYKYFFNEIGSEQHQSCSIFTSQEVPKSFQLLKRRVPAVRDLELEKITDEEARQLLSGEQLKKSQAWDELIQTYNQTPLKLKRIALLIKELFNNDVELFLEATRHSIVLDHLDRELLEQQYERLPQCEQSILQYLKQQNKLTSYQKILRDFSKKYSISQLTESIQYLKSRDGFLEVSEQPETAFALNPIFKKLIEPKSS from the coding sequence TTGTTTACCGAAATTCCTTCAGAAGATTTGTATCAAATAGTCAAAAAACGCGGCGTAAGCGACAATGAGTTTGAGGCGCTCTCAATGGCGTTGAGCGGCAAACCCAACGCCCAGATTGCCAGCGAAATCGGGATTACCGATATTGCCATTCGCAAACGACTCGGCGAAGTCTACCGTAAGTTTGAGATTGAAGGTCGCGGTCCGGGAAAACTGGGCGAGTTAAAACAGATTCTCATCGCCGAGTATCAACGCTACAAGCACGGAAACCGAGAATTTCAGACGTTGCGAGAAGCACCGGCGGTTCCAGAAGCGTTTTACGGGCGATCGCGAGAACTTGAAGTCCTGAAAGAATCGATCCTACACGATCGCTGCCGCCTCGTAGCGGTGTTCGGGATGGCTGCGATGGGAAAAACCGCTCTCATCCGCTACTTTATCGATCGCGTTCAAGACCAATTTGAGTTTATCATTTGGTGCGCGATCGCCAATGCTCCCGAACTCGGAGAGCTTCTCAACACGATTCTCAGCCATTTCTCTGAAACTGAGACTATTCCCGCCAACGAAAACGAAGAAGAAAAAATCGAGCGCGTCATTCACTATTTCGGACAATATCGCTGCTTGCTCGTTCTCGATGGGATTGAAACGTTACTCAAACCGAGCGATCCCGATCGCAATTACCAAGAACCCTACGCTCTCTATAAATACTTTTTTAACGAAATCGGTTCGGAACAACATCAAAGCTGTTCGATCTTCACCTCTCAGGAAGTTCCTAAAAGCTTTCAACTTTTAAAACGAAGAGTCCCCGCCGTCCGCGATTTAGAATTAGAAAAAATCACCGACGAAGAAGCGCGACAACTTTTAAGCGGCGAACAACTCAAAAAATCTCAAGCTTGGGACGAGTTGATCCAAACTTATAATCAAACACCTTTAAAGCTGAAGCGCATCGCCCTCTTAATTAAAGAACTCTTTAATAACGATGTTGAACTTTTCCTCGAGGCAACGCGCCATAGCATTGTTCTCGACCATCTCGATCGCGAACTCCTCGAACAACAGTACGAGCGGCTGCCTCAATGCGAGCAAAGTATTCTGCAATATTTGAAACAGCAAAATAAGCTCACCTCTTACCAAAAGATTCTGCGAGATTTCTCGAAAAAATATTCAATCTCTCAACTTACGGAGTCGATTCAATACTTAAAAAGCAGAGACGGTTTTTTAGAGGTTAGCGAACAACCGGAAACCGCGTTCGCACTCAACCCAATTTTCAAAAAACTTATCGAGCCAAAATCATCTTGA
- a CDS encoding DNA cytosine methyltransferase, giving the protein MPEVSCLEICAGAGGQALGLEWAGFTPQALVEIDKACCNTLRFNRPQWNVIEGDLRQFEGTALLQTKPLEIFNCLTNPTIFAVAR; this is encoded by the coding sequence ATGCCTGAAGTATCCTGCTTAGAAATTTGCGCTGGGGCTGGCGGTCAAGCTTTAGGACTCGAATGGGCAGGGTTTACGCCACAAGCGCTTGTTGAGATCGATAAAGCTTGTTGTAACACTCTACGATTTAATCGTCCCCAATGGAATGTTATTGAAGGAGATTTAAGACAGTTTGAAGGCACAGCATTATTGCAAACGAAGCCCCTAGAAATTTTCAACTGTTTGACTAACCCCACAATATTTGCAGTTGCTCGTTAA
- the ppc gene encoding phosphoenolpyruvate carboxylase, which translates to MSSLLRPSEQELRIPSSATLLLRHRLKMVEELWESVLRSECGEELVSLLAQLRSMCSPEGQTTELSEPSVHQLIEKLDLNAAIRASRAFALYFQLINIVEQHCEQREQQLARSATFKEPNFAGESAREDSALAQVRSYFSDEENSSHPGSSQLEKNWQGSELQSRKTGTFQWLFPHLWQQNMPPQKIQQLLDRLELRLVFTAHPTEIVRHTIRKKQQRISRILRQLDSAEEASRSLGLVNSWEVDAAIQQLMEEIRLWWRTDELHQFKPAVIDEVEYALHYFQEVLFDAIPQLSARLKQALSNSFPWLSPPKHAFCRFGSWVGSDRDGNPSVTPAVTWETACYQRGVVLGKYMKSVQGLTELLSLSLHWSNVLPELLDSLEQDSIHMGDIYSAFAIRYRQEPYRLKLAYIQKRLENTRDRNGRLANPDERKELERRDMNPKTYYRSGDEFLKELHLIQWNLASTGLSCGELDDLIAQVEVYGFVLAELDIRQESSRHSDTIDEVTEYLQILPTPYKQLGEAERVEWLVKELSTRRPIVPSELPFSEKTAETIETFRMLRQLQQEFGPKICRTYIISMSNDVSDVLEVLLLAQEAGLFDPMTGVGTISIVPLFETVEDLKRAPQIMRSLFELPLYRACLAGGYDALANLETQTPHPHSKLTQFQPLQEVMLGYSDSNKDSGFLSSNWEIHKAQKALQKVAEDYGIALRIFHGRGGSVGRGGGPAYEAILAQPSASIGGRIKITEQGEVLASKYSLPDLALYHLETATTAVIQASLLGSGFDDIEPWKDIMEDLAARSRAVYRDLIYEQPDFLDFFLSVTPIQEISQLQISSRPARRKGGSQDLSSLRAIPWVFSWTQSRFLLPAWYGVGTALKEFIDREPEEHLKLLRYFYFKWSFFKMVISKVEMTLSKVDLQMAHHYVRELSKPEDIERFDRLFEQISAEYHLTRELILNICGNEHLLDGDPDLQRSVQLRNGTIVPLGFIQVSLLKRLRQYSSQATSGLIHFRYSKEELLRGALLTINGIAAGMRNTG; encoded by the coding sequence ATGAGTTCGCTTCTCCGACCGTCAGAGCAGGAATTGAGAATCCCATCGAGTGCGACGCTATTATTGCGGCATCGCCTCAAAATGGTCGAAGAGTTGTGGGAATCCGTATTGCGATCGGAATGCGGCGAAGAGTTAGTCTCTCTGCTAGCCCAGTTGCGATCGATGTGTTCTCCGGAAGGACAAACGACGGAACTCTCGGAACCCTCCGTTCATCAACTCATCGAAAAACTGGATCTCAACGCCGCCATTCGCGCCAGTCGTGCCTTCGCCCTCTACTTTCAATTAATTAATATTGTCGAACAACACTGCGAACAGCGAGAACAACAACTCGCGCGCAGCGCCACCTTTAAAGAACCCAACTTTGCTGGCGAAAGCGCTCGAGAAGATTCGGCTTTAGCGCAAGTCAGAAGCTATTTTAGCGACGAAGAAAACAGCAGTCATCCGGGAAGCAGCCAACTCGAAAAAAACTGGCAGGGAAGCGAACTGCAAAGTCGCAAAACGGGAACCTTTCAATGGCTATTCCCGCACCTCTGGCAGCAAAATATGCCGCCGCAAAAAATTCAACAACTCCTCGATCGCCTCGAACTGCGCCTCGTTTTCACCGCGCACCCTACCGAAATCGTCCGCCATACGATTCGTAAAAAACAGCAGCGCATCTCTCGCATTCTACGGCAACTTGACAGCGCCGAAGAAGCTTCGCGCAGTCTGGGATTAGTCAACTCCTGGGAAGTTGATGCAGCAATCCAGCAACTCATGGAAGAAATTCGCCTGTGGTGGCGCACCGACGAGTTGCACCAATTTAAACCCGCTGTCATTGATGAAGTCGAATACGCCCTGCACTACTTCCAAGAAGTCTTGTTCGATGCGATTCCGCAGCTATCGGCGCGCCTCAAACAAGCACTCTCTAATTCTTTCCCTTGGTTGAGTCCGCCCAAGCACGCCTTCTGTCGCTTTGGTTCTTGGGTGGGGTCCGATCGCGACGGCAACCCTTCGGTTACGCCCGCCGTCACTTGGGAAACCGCCTGCTACCAACGGGGCGTAGTCCTGGGCAAATACATGAAATCCGTGCAAGGGCTAACAGAGTTGTTGAGCTTATCTCTGCACTGGAGCAACGTTCTGCCAGAACTGCTCGACTCCCTGGAGCAGGATAGCATTCATATGGGCGATATCTACAGCGCCTTTGCGATTCGCTACCGCCAGGAACCCTACCGCCTCAAACTCGCCTACATTCAAAAGCGACTGGAAAATACTCGCGATCGCAACGGCCGCCTCGCCAACCCCGACGAACGCAAAGAACTCGAACGGCGCGATATGAACCCAAAGACTTATTATCGCTCCGGGGATGAGTTTTTAAAAGAGTTGCATCTGATTCAGTGGAATTTAGCCTCAACGGGTTTGAGTTGCGGCGAATTAGACGATCTGATCGCTCAGGTAGAAGTCTACGGCTTTGTGCTAGCAGAATTAGACATTCGTCAAGAATCCTCCCGCCATTCCGATACGATTGACGAGGTTACTGAATACTTGCAAATCCTCCCCACGCCATACAAACAACTCGGCGAAGCCGAACGTGTTGAATGGCTGGTGAAGGAATTGAGTACGCGCCGTCCCATCGTTCCTAGCGAACTGCCCTTCAGCGAAAAAACCGCTGAAACTATCGAAACTTTTCGGATGCTGCGCCAACTCCAGCAGGAATTCGGGCCGAAAATTTGCCGCACTTACATCATTAGTATGAGCAATGATGTAAGCGATGTCTTAGAAGTGCTGTTACTGGCGCAGGAAGCTGGATTATTCGATCCGATGACGGGCGTGGGTACGATCTCGATCGTGCCATTGTTTGAAACAGTAGAAGATCTCAAGCGCGCGCCCCAAATCATGCGATCGCTATTCGAGCTTCCCCTCTACCGCGCTTGTTTGGCAGGCGGGTACGATGCGCTAGCCAACCTCGAAACCCAAACCCCCCACCCGCACTCAAAACTCACCCAATTCCAACCTCTACAAGAGGTAATGTTGGGTTACTCCGACAGCAACAAAGATTCCGGTTTCCTCAGCAGCAATTGGGAGATTCATAAAGCCCAAAAAGCGCTGCAAAAAGTAGCCGAAGACTACGGGATTGCCCTGAGAATCTTCCACGGACGCGGCGGTTCTGTAGGACGCGGCGGCGGCCCAGCTTACGAAGCCATCTTAGCGCAACCGAGTGCCAGCATTGGCGGGCGGATTAAGATTACCGAACAAGGGGAAGTCTTAGCCTCGAAATATTCCTTACCCGATTTAGCGCTGTATCACTTGGAAACGGCAACCACAGCGGTGATTCAGGCGAGCTTATTGGGGAGTGGGTTCGACGATATCGAACCCTGGAAAGATATTATGGAAGACTTAGCCGCGCGATCGCGGGCCGTCTATCGCGACTTAATCTACGAACAACCCGACTTCCTCGATTTCTTCCTTTCCGTCACCCCCATCCAAGAAATCAGCCAACTGCAAATCAGTTCTCGCCCCGCACGGCGAAAAGGCGGCAGCCAAGACTTAAGCAGTCTGCGCGCCATTCCTTGGGTGTTTAGCTGGACGCAAAGCCGCTTCCTACTTCCCGCTTGGTACGGCGTAGGAACAGCGCTCAAAGAGTTCATCGATCGCGAACCGGAAGAACATCTCAAACTATTGCGCTATTTCTACTTCAAATGGTCGTTCTTTAAGATGGTGATTTCTAAAGTAGAAATGACCTTATCGAAAGTCGATTTACAGATGGCGCACCATTACGTTCGCGAACTCTCCAAACCCGAAGATATCGAACGCTTCGATCGCTTATTCGAGCAAATTTCGGCAGAATATCATCTCACCCGCGAATTAATTTTAAATATTTGCGGTAACGAACACCTGCTCGATGGCGATCCGGACTTACAGCGCTCCGTACAATTAAGAAATGGGACGATTGTTCCCCTTGGCTTCATTCAAGTTTCACTCCTTAAACGATTGCGGCAATATAGCAGTCAAGCCACCAGCGGTTTGATTCACTTCCGCTACTCTAAGGAAGAACTCTTGCGCGGCGCGTTGTTAACGATTAATGGAATTGCTGCCGGAATGCGAAATACGGGTTGA